The sequence below is a genomic window from Ischnura elegans chromosome 2, ioIscEleg1.1, whole genome shotgun sequence.
AGTAGgtccataaatatttccttactttCACACATACCCTGAGGTAGTTTTAGTGTGACTTTCCCAAATCTACAATTTTCCAGGCGATCGGAGAAAAATTCGGGCTGTTCTGTATTTGTTGAAGACTCTTCCGAGGAATGCGTGGAATATTCTAAATCCATTCTGTTGGACCTATGCAACACATTTCATACTATGAGCATATTTTAAAACGCCGGGCAATTATTCTTCGTGTATATTCTCTTAACTTATAATTAGGACAGACATATTAAGACCGGCTTCAAGGCTCGTAAAAATAAGTATCAATCTCTTTCCAGAGAAATGTtgaatttatacattattttcatttgcataattAAGACTATTTCGATATAAACAGAACATGTTCACACAGCCAAGATAGCAGCATGAATGAAGTACATTTATGAAGCTTGGGATGGCCAGAAATTGCTGAAGAAAAGCAATACATGAATCAATTATTTTGCAATGACTTGTATTTGGGTGATTCAGAAATCTGTATTTGTATTGATGATAAGCAGACAGTCTTTTGTCACCATTATCTACTTCACGTACTAGTACATTCTAATATCCATTGACActcaaatatttcaccaaaatcgAACCTTGGTACAAATAACGAGCTAAGTTTTTCCTAATTTCTGTTTCCACCACGCTTCGTCTCCCCGTCCTGCAATGCAGATATTACAGAATTCAACGAAGAAGGACATGGCGGACGGAACAGGAACCATCTTTGCATTGAAATAAGGAACAGGAACGAACGTTGCCAAGTTAAACTAAAGAGACCCATTTTATCCTTTAAATCCTTCCAAATTACCATTGGGAAGCCATGGATTTTAGACACACTCCAGGGGGATTTCAGGGGGTATATTTAaactggaaatttttttattgattgctCCATGATATTGGCATTAGAATAGTACCGGAATCGCGATCTCCACTTCGCAACATTGCTTCTTGTTTTAGTCCAGTTGGTCCGCTAAGCCATACCGTCATTCCACATCAACGAAAATGGCGTTGAATCTTGTGGTGAAAATCCACCCGGTGGTGTTATTCCAAATAGTGGACGCCTACGAAAGACGAACTGTGGAAGCTCATCGTGTGATTGGAACTTTACTTGGTAAGAAATTTTACATTAGTGTGAATCGGCGGATAACGATGACTAAGTAAAGCATGTAACCGTACCATACTCGCCGACTTGTCCTGCTTGTAATTGTATTTTAAGTGGTAATGCtacgttatttttataatttgtttaggAACGGCTGAAAAGGGAGTTGTTGAAGTATCAAACTGCTTTTGTGTGCCTCACAAAGAGCTGGAAGATCAGGTATTTTTGTCTCTATATGGTGTGTTGACATAAGTCACGGAACGGAGCAGTAGGTAATGGTATTCATTTTCTAGGTTGAAGCGGAGTTGACATATGGCATGGACATGTATGAATTGAATAGGCGTGTAAATTCTCAGGAAGCTATTGTTGGATGGTGGGCTACTGGGAATGCAGTGACCAATCATTCCTCCCTTATACACGAATATTATGCTCGAGAATGTAAAAATCCGGTGCACGTTACAGTGGATACCACATTAATGGGAGCAAGAATGGGTATCAAGGCGTATATATCGTAAGTTTACATTCATCGaatttctctattttatattgaatttccttattttatacTTACTGAACTTGATCTGCAGCAAGTATTGTACGGTACAGAGATCTGGAGATTTATTCACATATTTTCTCACAGGGTTCCCTTTGGTGTGCCTGGAGGAACAACTGGCTGCATGTTCACACCCGTCTCTGTGGAAATTACCTGTTATGAGCCAGAAATTGTCGGACGTGAGTACACGCTCTATCTTATGATTTTAATTGCTGTGTAATTATGAACAATAGATGCATTAACAGCTCTCTTTCATCCATTTGTTTTATAGTTCAATTGTGTCAAAAGACCCAGTACACAAAACGTCAAGTAGAGCCAATGCCTGATTTGGCTCAGGTCGCAGATGCCACCCAGAATTTGAGCCATCTTCTTGATGGAGTTCTTGCGTATGTGGAAGATGTCCTTGCGAGTCGAGCACCGCCAGACAATGCTGTGGGAAGAGCTCTTCTTGACATGGTGAACTCAGTGCCAAAAATGACAGCAGAGGAATTTGAAGCTATGTTCAACTCTAACGTTAAGGTATTTAAGTTTCTATTCCtgataattatatttcattatttttttcaatagattcttaactatttttatcatttttcaggaTCTGCTCATGGTCATCTGCTTATCTCAGCTTATTAAAACACAGCTGCaacttaatgaaaaattaactttgctGACTACGCTGTAGATATAATAAAAAgtacatataataaaaaatttctatgaaatatatttattgacaTTTTCATTCGTTCATTGGGTTGTACATGAAAACTTTCATTCGACAACATAACTGTCAACTGGAATCAGCTTCCCCATATCATGACAGTCCCAGATCCAATTAGTTTTCACGATCCTGATACCCTCCATGCAAGATGGTAACtgcaagaaaaaatttcatcgttCAATGTGCAGGGCTTACTGCAAATCAGTGACAGATACATCAAATATGTACTCTCACCATATGAAATTAGTGGACAACCCCaaaagtagaataaaaaaatgcaactgGTTGAGGCCTAGCAGCATTTAAGACAAATTTTACTCAACCAATACTTTCCTAAATTTAGGACAAACCCTAATCTGAGAGCAATATTTGAACTTGCTCAGTGGTCCAGAATATGGACTTAGGGAGTGTAGGTGGAGAGTAACTTTCAATCAGTAGTAGGGGTACGAACAAAATAGCCAATTTACCTAGTGTGAAAGGGATCCCCCAGAGGGGGGTATCTTTATATTCATTGCATCCACCACTGGACTTACTCCATCATTTTCAACATAATGAGAAATTGGGAGTATGTAT
It includes:
- the LOC124153808 gene encoding eukaryotic translation initiation factor 3 subunit F-1; translated protein: MDFRHTPGGFQGSSWSAKPYRHSTSTKMALNLVVKIHPVVLFQIVDAYERRTVEAHRVIGTLLGTAEKGVVEVSNCFCVPHKELEDQVEAELTYGMDMYELNRRVNSQEAIVGWWATGNAVTNHSSLIHEYYARECKNPVHVTVDTTLMGARMGIKAYISVPFGVPGGTTGCMFTPVSVEITCYEPEIVGLQLCQKTQYTKRQVEPMPDLAQVADATQNLSHLLDGVLAYVEDVLASRAPPDNAVGRALLDMVNSVPKMTAEEFEAMFNSNVKDLLMVICLSQLIKTQLQLNEKLTLLTTL